CCTCTTTTAGAGGGCCTATTCCAATCAATCTTCCCCATGTGACGGCAATGgcttttgttttaatttcacattaaagttttagtttatgaTGTATCTAACCTTCTTAATTACCAACTTATATAGAAATTTCTTTGATCTAcccaaataattaaattcatgtaaGTTTTGGGATGAAAGATGTGTAGCCCATGGTTTTGATAACTGGACTTGCAGGTCTGGCCGATTGAATTGAGACCTATGAGCTAAAACAGTTTTGATTAGTTTGAAACCATTTTTTAGGTTAGAGCAGATTAGAATGGATTGGATCAAATTGAACTGTTTGAATTGTTCGTTGGAGGGGGTAAACAATTGGGTTTAATCTATTCGACatcaaaaaatcaattttgaaaaaaaaaaaatcattgaaacttgaatttaagtattcatctattaattttaaggacatatatgtatcataaaatcaagtttactttgtttttaaaataatttaaattatatattttataataatttaaacaaaattaattaaaatgttattttaaaacaGTTAATCAATCTAATTATCAGTCTTACTGTTGGATGGATTGTACTGTCCTTTCAATCGGATTGTGATAATTATGAAAACATTGGATTTAGCCTTTGCCTTACAACATGTACATTTGGGAGCCCCGAGTCTCCACATTAAGCTTGATGTTCCCGGGGGATTCTTCTcattttatttggttaaaatcTTGAAATCGACATGTAATATCATGAGTAATGTAGCTTAAGGAATAAATTTACCGCGAAAGACTAAAATAAGTTTCCATGCATACTTGATTTACAGcaaaacaaatgaaatgaaCATTGCAGAGAAGAATAGTCACTCAGATTCTTCCAACCATGCTTCAATTCGCAGAAGAACGAAGCCAACCGCAACCCCAATCAGAACAAGCCCATTCATGATGGCAGCAATCCTGAATATCTCAGAAGCGGCATCGCATGTGGAAGAAAGTGCGCCGCCACCTCTTCTGTTGGACTTTGAGTTGAGCGAGATCACAACATTTGCGAAGCACTGCTCAGTGCACAGTGGTAGGCCGAGAGACACCACCTTATTGTGCGCTTTAAGACCTCCATAAGAATTCAATCCATTCAGATACACCGTCTTCTTCATCCTCTTCTGGGTTCTGCTGCCGCACCTAGCCATGGCACTGGTGACTGTTGCTGGAGAAAGAACTGCTGATGTCGCCATATCTGTTATGCCCACaatctaaaactaaaaaattcatACAGAAAACTATGTATCAATCTAACTCATGCCCATTAGACGCAggtaaatattgaaaattataaagaaaaaagtgTTACGAATTGATTACCTGTGTCGTAGACCGAGAAGTCGCAACCAAGGGCAGACCGTGCAAAGGATAACAGTGCATTTTAAGATGCGGGTTTGGATAAGATAGACAAGTTATGGTTGGTTGACAAAGCTTTACATTTAGAAGAAAGTAAATATGGCAAAAAATTACAGGGGATAAGCAGCATAAAAGGGGAATACGGATAATATATCAAATGGTTTAAGTTTCAGTAACTTAGAATATTCGGATcagtccaaaaaaaaaattgatttaagtaAAGTTTTCacgatataaaaataatgacaaaaggGTTAAAGACCCCTAAAGAAAGGGGGTTTAAATTAGGACTTGTAGgtaatgttaattattttatg
This is a stretch of genomic DNA from Mangifera indica cultivar Alphonso chromosome 11, CATAS_Mindica_2.1, whole genome shotgun sequence. It encodes these proteins:
- the LOC123229340 gene encoding uncharacterized protein LOC123229340 is translated as MATSAVLSPATVTSAMARCGSRTQKRMKKTVYLNGLNSYGGLKAHNKVVSLGLPLCTEQCFANVVISLNSKSNRRGGGALSSTCDAASEIFRIAAIMNGLVLIGVAVGFVLLRIEAWLEESE